A single region of the Microlunatus panaciterrae genome encodes:
- a CDS encoding aminoglycoside phosphotransferase family protein, translating into MSSATVPQREFVVALTRAGRVLTAIDGDRHLLPRLGGSERWPGVAALQRCCGDPAAVVISPVHQIPTEPMRSLYVLAGGRDDPGTGAAWLRPDDPSLAEPAELLETLRQTMAESSGSIDPPPDRPDWFRHDWLNEADCWIDLQLQRLGRRRSGPSQVIKIWSLSAVIRTPTEGGAEGIEAAVYFKATCDWFRAEPRITGALARFAAEHLPPVLEVHPDRPWMLMDPLPGVDTVNALGGAEPAVEALAQLQLASLDHRAELEAAGCPDRSRLPTIEGLHRIVHHSIEADQLTPEELAAAAAAEPWLAGQVSELYDCGLPTTIAHGDLHLGNVAFDNGKVVLYDWTDACFSHPFLDAAHLVRDLDPVLTEAVLARFAAIWRRARPAADIDRALELAPLVNRVFQAISYEGIYRAQEEAARWELGGIVASSLRQFGALYDRLGGSASSASPPRS; encoded by the coding sequence ATGAGCAGCGCGACCGTCCCCCAGCGGGAGTTCGTCGTCGCCCTGACTCGGGCCGGACGGGTGCTGACCGCGATCGACGGTGACCGCCACCTGTTGCCGCGCCTCGGCGGCTCTGAGCGCTGGCCCGGAGTGGCCGCACTGCAGCGCTGCTGCGGCGATCCGGCTGCGGTGGTGATCTCGCCGGTCCATCAGATCCCGACCGAACCGATGAGGTCGCTGTACGTCCTGGCCGGCGGCAGAGACGACCCTGGCACCGGTGCGGCCTGGCTCCGTCCCGATGACCCCTCGCTGGCCGAGCCGGCGGAGCTGCTCGAGACCCTGCGTCAGACGATGGCCGAGTCCAGCGGCTCGATCGACCCTCCGCCTGACCGACCGGACTGGTTCCGGCACGACTGGCTGAACGAGGCGGACTGCTGGATCGACCTGCAACTCCAGCGGCTCGGCCGGCGGCGTAGCGGCCCCAGCCAGGTGATCAAGATCTGGAGCCTGTCGGCTGTGATCCGGACGCCGACCGAAGGCGGAGCGGAGGGCATCGAGGCAGCGGTGTACTTCAAGGCCACCTGCGACTGGTTCCGGGCAGAGCCGAGAATCACCGGCGCGCTCGCCAGGTTCGCCGCCGAACACCTGCCGCCGGTGTTGGAGGTCCACCCGGATCGGCCCTGGATGCTGATGGACCCGCTGCCCGGGGTGGACACGGTGAACGCGCTCGGGGGCGCCGAGCCTGCCGTCGAGGCGTTGGCCCAGCTCCAGCTGGCTTCGCTTGACCACCGGGCCGAGCTGGAGGCAGCCGGGTGTCCCGACCGGTCACGGCTGCCCACGATCGAGGGTCTGCACCGGATCGTCCACCACAGCATCGAGGCCGACCAGCTGACACCGGAGGAGCTGGCGGCGGCCGCGGCCGCCGAACCGTGGTTGGCCGGTCAGGTGTCGGAGCTGTACGACTGCGGCCTGCCGACCACCATCGCCCACGGCGACCTGCACCTGGGCAATGTCGCCTTCGACAACGGCAAGGTGGTGCTCTACGACTGGACCGACGCCTGCTTCAGCCATCCGTTCCTCGATGCCGCGCACCTGGTTCGCGATCTGGACCCGGTGCTGACCGAGGCCGTCCTGGCCAGGTTCGCCGCGATCTGGCGGCGGGCCCGCCCAGCGGCCGACATCGACCGTGCCCTGGAGCTCGCCCCGCTGGTCAACCGGGTGTTCCAGGCCATCTCGTACGAGGGCATCTACCGGGCTCAGGAGGAGGCGGCGCGGTGGGAGCTGGGCGGGATCGTGGCCAGCAGCCTGCGTCAGTTCGGCGCCCTGTATGACCGGCTCGGAGGGTCCGCCTCCTCCGCCAGCCCGCCGCGATCCTGA
- a CDS encoding class F sortase, which yields MISRRLVRLGTGVAGGLLGLVGVTLVGVALADQRSAPPAAPDIASTSPSTGTFDRLRTASGHGSTGSAESTTLPATATATPTPSSRRQESTVVLPESVPRRISIPAARVDSSIVDLGLTAAGEMETPKNPDQVGWFTGAHTPGAPGVAVLAGHVTWNREPTVFFRLGELQRGDRISVDRADGSRVTFAVQRRSTFGKDVFPTREVYRPSAKPELVLITCGGRYDTRQHRYEANVIVWASLVGVTR from the coding sequence ATGATCTCCCGGCGACTTGTGAGGCTCGGGACGGGCGTCGCCGGAGGGCTGCTCGGTCTGGTCGGGGTGACCCTTGTCGGGGTCGCCCTGGCCGACCAGCGGTCAGCGCCACCGGCGGCCCCGGACATCGCGTCCACCAGCCCTTCGACAGGCACCTTCGACAGGCTCAGGACAGCGTCGGGGCACGGATCGACGGGGTCGGCGGAGTCCACAACCCTTCCGGCGACAGCGACAGCGACACCGACTCCGAGCAGCCGACGGCAGGAGTCGACGGTGGTGCTGCCGGAGTCGGTGCCCCGACGGATCTCCATCCCGGCGGCGAGAGTCGACAGCTCGATCGTCGACCTGGGCCTGACAGCCGCAGGTGAGATGGAGACGCCCAAGAACCCCGACCAGGTGGGCTGGTTCACCGGGGCCCACACCCCAGGTGCGCCTGGGGTGGCGGTGCTGGCGGGCCACGTGACCTGGAACCGCGAGCCGACGGTCTTCTTCCGACTCGGCGAGCTGCAGCGAGGCGACCGGATCAGCGTGGATCGGGCCGATGGCAGCAGGGTGACGTTCGCCGTCCAACGACGGTCGACGTTCGGCAAGGACGTGTTCCCGACCAGAGAGGTCTACCGACCCTCCGCCAAGCCGGAGTTGGTGCTGATCACCTGTGGTGGTCGCTACGACACGCGGCAGCACCGCTACGAGGCGAACGTGATCGTCTGGGCCAGCCTGGTCGGAGTGACCCGATGA
- the sigK gene encoding ECF RNA polymerase sigma factor SigK: MNLRAVPTGEEQSSSSEAEPIHRNAEAAKLADLIGRAARGQEAAFAELYDLTSDRVYGVILRVLRSPDHAAEVTQEVYVEVWRQSARYSPEKGSVLAWMTTMAHRRAVDRVRAVTSETARDDRYGRRSVDPEVDQVWDGVEQNLDVERVRRGMSSLTAIQREALTLAYFGGYTQSQVARLLDLPLGTVKTRIRDGLIGLRDALGVEA, from the coding sequence ATGAACCTCCGAGCAGTGCCGACAGGAGAGGAGCAGTCCTCCTCGTCGGAGGCAGAGCCCATCCATCGCAATGCCGAGGCCGCGAAGTTGGCCGACCTGATCGGTCGAGCCGCCCGTGGTCAGGAAGCGGCGTTCGCCGAGCTCTACGACCTGACCAGCGACCGGGTGTACGGGGTCATCCTGCGGGTCCTGCGATCACCCGACCATGCGGCCGAGGTGACCCAGGAGGTGTATGTCGAGGTCTGGCGGCAGTCAGCCCGCTACAGCCCGGAGAAGGGCAGCGTGCTCGCCTGGATGACCACCATGGCCCATCGTCGGGCCGTCGACCGGGTACGTGCCGTCACCAGCGAGACGGCCCGCGACGACCGGTATGGCCGACGTTCGGTGGATCCGGAGGTCGACCAGGTCTGGGACGGCGTGGAGCAGAATCTCGACGTGGAGCGGGTTCGACGGGGCATGTCCTCGCTGACGGCCATCCAACGTGAGGCGCTGACCCTGGCCTACTTCGGTGGCTATACCCAGAGCCAGGTGGCCCGGCTGCTCGATCTGCCACTGGGCACAGTGAAAACTAGAATCAGAGACGGACTCATCGGATTACGAGATGCATTGGGGGTGGAGGCATGA
- a CDS encoding Fpg/Nei family DNA glycosylase: protein MPEMPEVESLARFLTDHCVGKAIARAELTAFSALKTYDPPLSALAGIEIESVTRHGKFIDINAQGLHLIFHLARAGWLRWRENIPDTPARPGKGPLAFRLVLEDSSGFDLTEAGTQRKLAIHVAHDPQDVPHIATLGPDPLADDFTADTLDQLLARAGRAQIKGVLKDQRVIAGIGNAYSDEILHVAKLSPFKPSNGLTEQERATLFAAIKEELAGAIERAKGLAAADLKGEKKSGLRVHGRKGEKCDVCGDTIAEVSFADSALQYCPTCQTGGKKLADRRLSRLLK from the coding sequence ATGCCCGAGATGCCCGAGGTGGAGTCGCTGGCCCGCTTCCTGACCGACCACTGCGTCGGCAAGGCGATCGCCCGAGCGGAGTTGACCGCCTTCAGCGCGCTGAAGACCTACGACCCGCCGCTGTCGGCGCTGGCCGGGATTGAGATCGAGTCGGTGACGCGGCACGGGAAGTTCATCGACATCAACGCCCAGGGTCTCCATCTGATCTTCCACCTGGCACGAGCCGGGTGGTTGCGCTGGCGGGAGAACATCCCGGACACGCCGGCCCGACCCGGCAAGGGTCCGCTGGCCTTCCGGCTGGTGCTGGAGGACTCGTCCGGCTTCGACCTGACCGAGGCCGGGACCCAGCGAAAGCTGGCCATCCATGTCGCGCACGATCCGCAGGATGTTCCGCACATCGCGACGCTGGGGCCGGACCCGTTGGCGGACGACTTCACCGCTGACACGCTGGATCAACTGCTGGCCAGGGCGGGCCGCGCCCAGATCAAGGGGGTATTGAAGGACCAGCGGGTCATCGCCGGGATCGGCAACGCCTACTCCGACGAGATTCTGCACGTCGCCAAGCTGTCCCCGTTCAAGCCGTCCAACGGTCTCACCGAGCAGGAGCGGGCCACCCTGTTCGCCGCCATCAAGGAGGAGCTGGCCGGGGCCATCGAGCGCGCGAAGGGACTGGCCGCGGCCGACCTGAAGGGGGAGAAGAAGTCGGGGCTGCGAGTGCACGGGCGCAAGGGCGAGAAGTGTGACGTCTGCGGTGACACGATCGCCGAGGTCTCGTTCGCCGACTCGGCCCTGCAGTACTGCCCCACCTGTCAGACCGGCGGCAAGAAGCTGGCCGACCGGCGGCTGTCTCGCCTGCTGAAATAG
- a CDS encoding rhodanese-like domain-containing protein translates to MFGNTAVPRVTAHDLAAKKAGGWMLLDVRTEAEWAQGRIEGSTHIPLDQLVARLGEIDDQVVCICAVGGRSARATAFLLAQGKEAVNLDGGVQAWAAEGLPLSS, encoded by the coding sequence ATGTTTGGCAACACGGCGGTTCCCCGCGTCACGGCGCACGACCTGGCAGCAAAGAAGGCTGGCGGCTGGATGCTGCTGGACGTTCGCACCGAGGCCGAGTGGGCCCAGGGCAGGATCGAAGGTTCCACCCATATCCCGCTCGACCAGCTGGTGGCGCGGCTCGGCGAGATCGACGACCAGGTGGTCTGCATCTGTGCCGTCGGTGGGCGGTCGGCGCGCGCGACCGCTTTCCTGCTGGCCCAGGGCAAGGAGGCGGTCAACCTCGACGGTGGTGTCCAGGCCTGGGCCGCCGAGGGCCTCCCGCTCTCCAGCTGA
- the aat gene encoding leucyl/phenylalanyl-tRNA--protein transferase, which yields MEEPSEVSSPFGPPAHWRRDDLIAVSTEFDRAMVLAAYRSGVFPMPAHRGLMGWYSPLRRGVLPLDGLRVTRSLRKMTARYQVRVDTAFDEVLRRCANPRRDGGWINQDIKRVYGELHRAGVVHSVESWTMDGRLAGGLYGVSLGGLFAGESMFHDPEIGRDASKVALVGLVDLLRGAGPAGRLLDVQWQTPHLESLGVVEMDREEYLQRLHRALQLPPPDWHPSEQS from the coding sequence ATGGAGGAGCCGTCCGAGGTGAGCTCACCGTTCGGTCCGCCGGCCCACTGGCGGCGGGACGACCTGATCGCCGTGTCCACCGAATTCGACCGGGCGATGGTGCTGGCCGCCTACCGCTCCGGCGTATTTCCGATGCCGGCCCACCGCGGCCTGATGGGGTGGTATTCGCCGCTGCGTCGAGGGGTGTTGCCGCTCGACGGGCTTCGGGTGACGCGCTCGCTGCGGAAGATGACGGCCCGGTACCAGGTCCGGGTGGACACCGCCTTCGACGAGGTGCTGCGGCGCTGCGCGAACCCGCGGCGGGACGGTGGCTGGATCAACCAGGACATCAAGCGGGTCTACGGCGAGCTGCACCGGGCCGGCGTCGTGCACTCGGTGGAAAGCTGGACCATGGACGGTCGGCTGGCCGGCGGTCTGTACGGCGTGAGCCTGGGTGGGCTGTTCGCGGGTGAGTCCATGTTTCACGACCCGGAGATCGGGCGGGACGCCTCCAAAGTGGCGCTGGTCGGACTGGTGGATCTGCTGCGCGGGGCGGGCCCGGCCGGCCGGCTGCTCGATGTGCAGTGGCAGACCCCCCATCTGGAGTCGCTGGGGGTGGTGGAGATGGATCGAGAGGAGTACCTGCAGCGGCTCCATCGGGCCCTGCAACTGCCGCCGCCCGACTGGCACCCGAGCGAACAGAGCTGA
- the treS gene encoding maltose alpha-D-glucosyltransferase gives MATPDELTEINYDEQFYPARPSRLRPRARLRGLFPLRPKVARSGKPVGSNPAYVDWLTEESMLADARVISAQFSGVGSMWQNPFANPDPRAAIDKASVWFTAYPISLITKPGKSFLGTLGDEELWQAFEAIGIDALHTGPVKRAGGLSGWDATPSVDGHFDRISTQIDDAFGTEDEFRTLCEVAGAHGGTVIDDIVPGHTGKGADFRLAEMKVDDYPGIYHMVEILPEDWHLLPKVPRGRDSANLDAEAEDQLEKAGYIIGQLQRVIFHDPGIKDTNWSATHAVVGPDGVERRWVYLHYFKEGQPSINWLDPTFAGMRLVIGDALHSLGDLGTGALRLDANGFLGVEKTSEGAPAWSEGHPLSEAANQLIASMVRKVGGFTFQELNLTIDDIKATSERGADLSYDFVNRPAYHHAMATGDTEFLRLTLNASLQLGVPPVSLVHALQNHDEMTYELVHFATLHKDESFSFRGEEFTGDRLATTVRSDLIDRLTGPAAPYNATFTTNGIASTTASIITASLGYDDVSELDTEQIEKVKRAHLLLAMFNALQPGVFALSGWDLCGMLTLERKQVSWLLSTGDTRWIHRAAYDLLDYRPDAHESLSKMPRGVSLYGSLPSQLEDENSFACRLRDILEVRKRYGIATSNQVDVPQVSHPGMLVMVHELAEQPGREGFHQIQVTVLNFSAEAISGSVISEYLEPGGVVIDMFTDDPIAEIDNLHSFAVSLEAHEGLSLLVVPPPEEEPQAVRR, from the coding sequence ATGGCGACGCCCGACGAGTTGACGGAGATCAACTACGACGAGCAGTTCTATCCCGCGCGACCGTCGAGGCTGCGGCCTCGGGCACGGCTCCGGGGTCTGTTCCCGCTCCGGCCCAAGGTGGCCCGATCCGGCAAGCCGGTCGGCAGCAACCCTGCCTACGTCGACTGGCTGACGGAGGAGTCGATGCTGGCCGACGCACGGGTGATCTCCGCGCAGTTCTCCGGCGTCGGCAGCATGTGGCAGAACCCGTTCGCCAACCCGGACCCACGCGCCGCGATCGACAAGGCGTCCGTCTGGTTCACCGCGTACCCGATCTCGCTGATCACCAAGCCAGGCAAGTCGTTCCTCGGCACCCTGGGCGATGAGGAACTGTGGCAAGCGTTCGAGGCCATCGGCATCGACGCCCTGCACACCGGGCCCGTCAAGCGGGCCGGCGGCCTCAGCGGCTGGGACGCCACCCCGAGCGTTGACGGGCACTTCGACCGGATCAGTACGCAGATCGACGACGCGTTCGGCACCGAGGACGAGTTCCGGACGTTGTGCGAGGTGGCTGGTGCGCACGGGGGCACGGTGATCGACGACATCGTCCCCGGCCACACCGGGAAGGGAGCCGACTTCCGGCTCGCCGAGATGAAGGTCGACGACTACCCGGGCATCTACCACATGGTCGAGATCCTGCCGGAGGACTGGCACCTGCTGCCGAAGGTTCCGCGGGGGCGGGACTCGGCCAACCTGGATGCGGAGGCAGAGGATCAGCTGGAGAAGGCCGGCTACATCATCGGCCAGCTGCAGCGTGTGATCTTCCACGACCCCGGGATCAAGGACACCAACTGGAGCGCCACCCATGCGGTGGTCGGCCCCGACGGCGTCGAGCGGCGCTGGGTCTATCTGCACTACTTCAAGGAGGGCCAGCCCTCCATCAACTGGCTCGATCCGACGTTCGCCGGCATGCGGCTGGTCATCGGCGACGCCCTGCATTCGCTGGGCGACCTCGGTACCGGGGCGCTGCGGCTGGACGCGAATGGCTTCCTCGGCGTGGAGAAGACCTCGGAGGGTGCGCCGGCCTGGTCGGAGGGCCACCCACTGTCCGAGGCCGCCAACCAGCTGATCGCGAGCATGGTTCGCAAGGTCGGTGGGTTCACCTTTCAGGAGCTCAACCTGACCATTGACGACATCAAGGCGACCTCCGAGCGCGGCGCGGACCTGTCGTACGACTTCGTCAACCGCCCCGCCTACCACCACGCGATGGCGACCGGCGACACCGAGTTCCTACGGCTGACGCTGAACGCGTCGCTGCAGCTCGGGGTGCCGCCGGTCTCGCTGGTGCACGCCCTGCAGAACCACGACGAGATGACCTACGAGCTGGTGCACTTCGCCACTCTGCACAAGGACGAGAGCTTCTCCTTCCGGGGCGAGGAGTTCACCGGTGACCGACTGGCGACCACCGTCCGGTCGGATCTGATCGACAGGCTGACCGGGCCGGCGGCGCCGTACAACGCGACCTTCACCACCAACGGCATCGCCTCGACCACCGCCAGCATCATCACCGCCTCTCTCGGCTACGACGACGTGTCCGAGTTGGACACGGAGCAGATCGAGAAGGTGAAGCGGGCCCACCTGCTGCTGGCGATGTTCAACGCCCTCCAGCCCGGGGTCTTCGCGCTGTCCGGCTGGGACCTGTGCGGGATGCTGACACTCGAGCGCAAGCAGGTGTCGTGGCTGCTGTCGACCGGAGACACCCGCTGGATCCACCGAGCCGCCTACGACCTGCTGGACTACCGACCCGACGCGCACGAGTCACTGTCCAAGATGCCGCGCGGGGTGAGCCTGTACGGTTCGCTGCCGAGCCAGCTCGAGGACGAGAACTCCTTCGCCTGCCGGCTGCGCGACATCCTGGAGGTCCGCAAGCGCTACGGGATCGCCACCAGCAACCAGGTGGACGTGCCCCAGGTCTCCCATCCCGGCATGCTGGTGATGGTGCACGAGCTGGCCGAGCAGCCAGGCCGGGAGGGTTTCCACCAGATCCAGGTCACCGTGCTCAACTTCTCCGCCGAGGCGATCTCGGGCAGTGTCATCTCCGAATACCTGGAGCCCGGCGGTGTGGTGATCGACATGTTCACCGACGACCCGATCGCCGAGATCGACAACCTGCACAGCTTCGCGGTCTCGCTCGAGGCGCACGAGGGATTGTCGCTGCTGGTCGTGCCGCCGCCGGAGGAGGAGCCGCAAGCCGTACGCAGGTAG
- the tenA gene encoding thiaminase II: protein MSSSSFSAELWQSGAPVYVQILRHPFLAGLADGTLSRAAFSYFLIQDSHYLRAYSRALALVAARSPAEDTVRMFAQHASEAIEVERELHGGLLAQLGLGADAVDDAGPGPTTTAYMSYLTAVCATGSYAEAVATVLPCYWIYRDVGRELLRRSSPDPLYRTWIETYGSAEFDAVVEAVLTVTDALGDQVGPAERQRCHQHFAATTRYEWMFWDAAHRQLSWPV from the coding sequence ATGTCGTCCAGCAGCTTCTCGGCCGAACTGTGGCAGTCCGGCGCACCGGTGTATGTGCAGATCCTGCGGCATCCGTTCCTGGCCGGGCTGGCCGACGGGACGCTCAGCCGGGCGGCCTTCAGCTACTTCCTCATCCAGGACAGCCACTACCTGCGGGCGTACTCGCGGGCGCTCGCCCTGGTCGCGGCCCGGTCGCCGGCCGAGGACACCGTCCGGATGTTCGCCCAGCACGCCTCGGAGGCCATCGAGGTCGAGCGCGAACTGCACGGCGGGCTGCTCGCCCAGCTCGGGCTAGGTGCCGACGCCGTCGACGACGCGGGACCTGGCCCGACGACGACGGCCTACATGTCCTACCTGACCGCCGTCTGCGCCACCGGGTCGTACGCCGAGGCGGTCGCCACGGTGCTGCCGTGCTACTGGATCTATCGCGATGTCGGTCGGGAGCTGCTCCGCCGCTCCTCCCCCGACCCGCTCTACCGGACCTGGATCGAGACGTACGGGTCGGCCGAGTTCGACGCCGTCGTCGAGGCCGTCCTCACCGTCACCGACGCCCTCGGGGACCAGGTCGGCCCAGCCGAGCGGCAACGCTGCCACCAGCACTTCGCCGCCACCACCCGCTACGAGTGGATGTTCTGGGACGCCGCCCATCGACAGCTGTCCTGGCCGGTCTGA
- a CDS encoding anti-sigma factor, which translates to MSDIHSAVGSYVAHALDDEERTEFEQHLAVCETCTREVSEFTETLAELTNLTRKAPPPELRASVLGAIAQVRPLPPEEPVARPDLPAPHEATTVVQPAPPPVDELAAARQRRSNRLLRMVVAAAMVMVVALGGWVYALNQQHQQQQAQVVAESELMSAPDLKVYAVTMPDGSRGSYVVSQQQGRGLFTAAAVPTAGAGKTYQLWTIHDGKPVGSGLFSGGRGVRAWLDHVRDAEAVAITVEPEKGSSQPTSEILAAAKL; encoded by the coding sequence ATGAGCGACATTCACAGCGCTGTCGGCTCCTACGTTGCCCACGCCCTGGACGACGAGGAACGGACCGAGTTCGAGCAGCACCTGGCTGTCTGCGAGACCTGCACACGGGAGGTGTCGGAGTTCACCGAGACTCTGGCTGAGCTGACCAACCTGACCAGGAAGGCGCCACCCCCTGAGCTGAGAGCCTCCGTCCTTGGGGCCATCGCGCAGGTCCGTCCGCTGCCTCCGGAAGAGCCGGTGGCGCGGCCCGACCTCCCCGCCCCGCACGAGGCGACCACCGTCGTCCAGCCGGCTCCGCCGCCGGTGGACGAGCTGGCCGCGGCCCGCCAACGCCGCTCAAACCGGCTGCTGCGGATGGTTGTGGCGGCGGCCATGGTCATGGTCGTCGCGTTGGGTGGCTGGGTGTACGCGTTGAACCAGCAGCACCAACAGCAGCAGGCCCAGGTCGTCGCCGAGTCGGAACTGATGTCGGCACCGGATCTGAAGGTCTACGCGGTCACCATGCCCGATGGGTCACGCGGCTCGTACGTGGTGTCGCAGCAGCAGGGTCGTGGCCTGTTCACGGCCGCCGCCGTGCCCACGGCGGGGGCCGGCAAGACTTATCAACTGTGGACCATCCACGACGGCAAGCCGGTCGGCAGCGGTCTGTTCAGTGGCGGGCGAGGAGTGCGGGCGTGGCTCGATCATGTACGCGACGCCGAGGCCGTGGCGATCACGGTGGAACCGGAGAAGGGGTCGTCCCAGCCCACCAGCGAGATCCTCGCCGCAGCGAAGCTCTGA
- the efeU gene encoding iron uptake transporter permease EfeU, whose protein sequence is MLANYLIGLREGLEAALVVSILVAYLVKSNRRHLLPRIWAGVGIAIGISLAFGAALTFGPQGLSFTAQELIGGLLSIVAVGFVTWMIFWMARAARTISGELRSRLDKAADAGRWSLVLVALFAVGREGLETALFLWAATMATARETGATLTPLIGALAGLLTATVLGYLIYRGALKINLSRFFTWTGAFLIVVAAGVLAYGVHDLQEARFLPGLNTVAFDVSRYVPPTSWYGTLLKGVFNFSPVTTTLELIAWWAYFLPVMGLFLFKMHGRSQPPKPTPAPAVPASTGGRR, encoded by the coding sequence GTGCTCGCCAACTATCTGATCGGCCTGCGAGAGGGTTTGGAAGCCGCTCTCGTCGTCAGCATCCTCGTTGCCTATCTGGTGAAATCAAACCGCAGGCACCTGCTGCCGAGGATCTGGGCCGGGGTGGGCATCGCGATCGGGATCTCCCTCGCCTTCGGCGCGGCACTGACGTTCGGTCCCCAGGGGCTCTCGTTCACGGCACAGGAGCTGATCGGCGGCCTCTTGTCCATCGTCGCGGTCGGTTTCGTCACCTGGATGATCTTCTGGATGGCGCGCGCCGCTCGGACGATCTCCGGTGAACTGCGCAGCCGCCTCGACAAGGCGGCCGACGCGGGACGCTGGTCGCTGGTGCTGGTCGCTCTGTTCGCGGTCGGCCGCGAAGGGCTGGAGACCGCCCTGTTCCTGTGGGCTGCCACCATGGCGACCGCCCGCGAGACCGGCGCCACCCTCACCCCGCTGATCGGCGCGCTCGCCGGGCTGTTGACGGCGACAGTGCTGGGCTACCTGATCTACCGCGGTGCACTGAAGATCAACCTGAGCCGGTTCTTCACCTGGACCGGAGCCTTCCTCATCGTCGTCGCGGCGGGGGTGCTCGCCTACGGCGTGCATGACCTGCAGGAGGCCCGGTTCCTGCCCGGGCTGAACACCGTCGCCTTCGACGTCTCCCGCTACGTCCCGCCCACCTCCTGGTATGGCACGTTGCTGAAGGGGGTCTTCAACTTCTCGCCCGTCACCACCACGCTCGAGCTCATCGCCTGGTGGGCCTACTTCCTGCCGGTCATGGGGCTGTTCCTGTTCAAGATGCATGGCCGCTCCCAGCCCCCCAAGCCGACCCCGGCTCCGGCGGTACCGGCCAGCACGGGTGGCCGCCGGTAG
- a CDS encoding SGNH/GDSL hydrolase family protein, with the protein MRRFRRYVAIGDSTTEGMEDPDGAGGYRGWADRLAEHVARAQDEPVEYANLAVRGLRVGAIRATQLDQALSLDPDLMTIVGGVNDVIGPRPDFERVRAELTSMFGAARARDVTVLTFTMPDPSSVNPLGRHLRQRMFRLNTVIRAEAERHGVLVMDFDRYAIGQDRRLWFDDRLHVNSLGHERIGAALAWRLGLDGTDESWAEPLPAQTGLGLAVRRAASDIAWVVSYLAPWLGRSIRGIPHSAGVVAKRPVPTIVSRPDS; encoded by the coding sequence GTGAGGAGATTTCGGCGGTATGTGGCGATCGGCGACTCCACCACCGAGGGCATGGAGGATCCGGACGGCGCCGGGGGCTATCGGGGGTGGGCGGACCGGCTGGCCGAACACGTCGCCCGCGCCCAGGACGAGCCGGTGGAGTACGCCAACCTGGCGGTGAGGGGCTTGCGGGTGGGGGCGATCCGTGCCACCCAGCTCGACCAGGCCCTGTCGCTCGATCCGGATCTGATGACCATCGTCGGCGGGGTCAACGATGTGATCGGGCCCCGGCCGGACTTCGAGCGGGTTCGGGCCGAGCTGACGTCGATGTTCGGTGCAGCGCGGGCTCGCGACGTGACGGTGCTGACCTTCACGATGCCCGACCCTTCGAGCGTCAACCCCCTCGGGCGGCATCTGCGGCAGCGCATGTTCCGGTTGAACACGGTCATCCGCGCCGAGGCGGAGCGTCATGGGGTGCTGGTGATGGACTTCGACCGCTATGCCATTGGGCAGGATCGCCGGCTCTGGTTCGACGATCGGCTGCACGTCAACTCGCTGGGGCACGAGCGGATCGGCGCCGCCCTCGCCTGGCGGCTCGGCCTGGACGGGACGGACGAGTCGTGGGCCGAACCACTGCCGGCCCAGACCGGCCTCGGGTTGGCGGTCCGTCGAGCCGCCAGCGACATCGCCTGGGTCGTCTCCTATCTGGCGCCCTGGCTGGGTCGGAGCATCCGGGGCATCCCGCACAGCGCCGGGGTGGTGGCCAAGCGGCCGGTGCCCACCATCGTGTCGCGACCAGACAGCTGA